One stretch of Psilocybe cubensis strain MGC-MH-2018 chromosome 6, whole genome shotgun sequence DNA includes these proteins:
- a CDS encoding Serum response factor-like protein A (Serum response factor homolog A) — protein MHAMPSLDMQKPAMSPTSPTMRKRQRTVDHPGPADGHPPPAPGPQVGDDAFINDHDAAESGGDDDDDDDAKPKSDKKAGRRKIKIEFIQDKSRRHITFSKRKAGIMKKAYELSTLTGTQVLLLVVSETGLVYTFTTAKLQPLVTQPEGKNLIQACLNAPHGSLPSTMPVGPPLGRASGPMSIPGPQPSANIPGGLSISGGAAPSNVKDDDQDDDHHDDTAASHGGRPNSGDKRRRRNSSTSGPAPPNPNRGATSPHSPNATVPPPLNIPAGQAPGGQHPSHPPQSQIALGSPTSPQQQHQQVAASSPAQYSNPSYAHHPGQPQHHQPHDQMYPPHMMNTGYSYAAPGAQPPQGGPGGQQLGGLAAAAAASQQPHHAAWPNQQPQVGQSGGHYGRR, from the exons ATGCACGCCATGCCCTCTCTCGACATGCAGAAACccgccatgtcccccacctCGCCCACCATGCGCAAGCGCCAACGCACCGTCGACCACCCGGGGCCTGCAGACGGCCACCCCCCGCCCGCGCCAGGCCCGCAGGTAGGCGACGACGCGTTCATCAACGACCACGACGCGGCGGAAAGCGGcggtgacgacgacgacgacgacgatgcgAAACCAAAATCCGACAAGAAGGCGGGACGACGAAAGATCAAGATCGAGTTCATCCAGGATAAATCGAGACGTCATATAACGTTCTCCAAAAGGAAAGCTG GAATTATGAAAAAG GCCTACGAGCTCTCTACTCTCACCGGCACTCAGGTTCTCCTCTTGGTTGTCTCTGAGACCGGCCTCGTCTACACCTTCACCACCGCCAAACTACAGCCCCTCGTCACTCAGCCAGAGGGCAAGAATCTCATCCAGGCCTGTCTCAACGCCCCCCATGGCTCTCTGCCCTCCACCATGCCCGTTGGTCCCCCTCTTGGTCGTGCTTCCGGGCCCATGAGCATCCCTGGGCCCCAGCCAAGCGCCAATATCCCAGGCGGTCTCTCCATCAGCGGCGGTGCCGCCCccagcaatgtcaaggatgacGATCAGGATGATGACCACCACGACGACACCGCAGCCTCTCATGGCGGTCGTCCCAATTCTGGTGACAAGCGTCGCCGCCGTAACTCGTCCACCAGTGGCCCCGCCCCGCCCAACCCCAATCGAGGAGCGACATCGCCTCATTCTCCGAATGCCACCGTCCCACCACCGCTCAACATTCCCGCAGGCCAAGCACCAGGAGGCCAACACCCATCCCATCCTCCTCAATCGCAGATCGCTCTCGGTTCACCGACGTCGCCCCAACAGCAGCATCAGCAAGTCGCTGCATCGTCTCCTGCCCAGTACTCCAATCCCTCGTATGCCCACCACCCTGGTCAGCCGCAGCACCACCAGCCCCACGACCAAATGTATCCTCCGCACATGATGAACACTGGCTACAGCTACGCCGCCCCCGGTGCTCAACCACCTCAGGGTGGGCCTGGTGGTCAACAACTCGGTGGGTTGGCCGCAGCCGCAGCCGCCTCTCAGCAGCCCCATCACGCCGCCTGGCCCAATCAGCAACCACAGGTCGGCCAGAGTGGCGGCCATTATGGCAGGAGATAA